A genomic segment from Capra hircus breed San Clemente chromosome 7, ASM170441v1, whole genome shotgun sequence encodes:
- the LOC108636461 gene encoding olfactory receptor 2G2-like yields MQWTNDSRLLGFILVGFSDQPQLELILFGVILFLYFMTLLGNSTIILVSLLDSKLHNPMYFFLSHLSFLDLCFTSSIVPQLLVNLGSSDKSITYGGCVVQLYVSLALGSTECVLLAVMSYDRYVAVCRPLHYAFVMHPRVCSILASMAWLSGVTTTLIQSTLTLQLPFCGNRKVDHFFCEVPVLIKLACVDTTFNQAELFVASVLFLVVPLSLIMMSYGNIAQAVLKIKSAIGRRKAFRTCSSHLMVVIIFYGTIIFMYLQPAKSRSKDQGKFVSLFYTVVTPMLNPLIYTLRNKEVKAALKKFMGKTL; encoded by the coding sequence ATGCAGTGGACCAATGACAGCAGACTCCTTGGGTTCATCCTGGTAGGTTTTTCTGACCAACCTCAATTAGAGCTCATTCTCTTTGGGGTAATCTTGTTTCTTTACTTCATGACTCTCCTTGGCAACTCTACCATCATCCTCGTATCCCTCTTGGATTCTAAACTCCATAAtcccatgtactttttcctctcCCATCTCTCCTTCCTGGACCTCTGCTTTACCAGCAGTATTGTTCCTCAGCTTTTagtcaacctggggagttcagaTAAGTCTATCACATATGGTGGCTGTGTGGTTCAGCTCTATGTCTCCCTTGCCCTGGGATCCACGGAGTGTGTCCTTCTGGCTGTAATGTCCTATGACCGTTATGTTGCAGTCTGCCGTCCTCTACATTATGCCTTTGTCATGCACCCTCGGGTCTGTAGCATCCTGGCCTCTATGGCGTGGCTCAGTGGGGTGACGACCACCCTCATACAGTCCACCCTCACCCTACAACTCCCCTTTTGTGGGAATCGCAAAGTGGatcatttcttctgtgaagtTCCTGTGCTCATCAAGTTGGCTTGTGTGGACACCACTTTCAACCAGGCAGAACTCTTTGTGGCTAGTGTCTTATTCTTGGTGGTGCCGTTGTCACTCATCATGATGTCCTATGGGAACATTGCTCAAGCAGTTCTgaagataaagtcagccattggACGACGTAAAGCATTTAGGACCTGCTCTTCCCACCTGATGGTTGTCATCATCTTCTATGGAACCATTATCTTCATGTATCTCCAGCCAGCCAAGAGTAGATCCAAGGACCAGGGAAAGTTTGTGTCTCTCTTCTACACTGTGGTGACGCCCATGCTTAACCCCCTTATTTATACCCTGAGAAATAAGGAAGTCAAAGCAGCACTGAAAAAATTTATGGGGAAAACTTTATGA